One Candidatus Kryptobacter tengchongensis genomic window, ACCATCCGTCTATTAAATAAAATTTTATCTTTTCAAACGACGGAATATAAATTTTTAATTTAAAATTATAAACGCTGATTAAGAATGTTAAAACCCCGCTTCCAATCGCGCTAACACTGTTAAATAAAGGCACAAGTAAATAATCAGAGCTATTTTTTACAAAAGTAAATATTAAAACAATGTAAGTGAGTTTAGTAATAATAGAAAAGTAAGTTATATATTTCATCTGTTGCATACCTTGAAAAAACCAAATTGGGAAAAGTGATTGTCCTAAAACAGCAGGAAACGCAAAAAGATAAACTTTATAATCAGCATTAAATTTATCAAAAAAAGAGATTAAGAATAACAAAATAAAAAAGGTCAAAATTACGAATGCCAACTTTATTAACACTACAGAATTAAAAATTTCCCAAATTTTTTTATTATTATCAGCATGTACAGCAATTTCTCTCACAGCCGAAAGGTTAAAACCATAGTCAGTTAGAATATTAAAATACAAGATCAGTGAATGAGCAAACATAACTAAACCAAATTTCTCGGCTCCTAAAACTCTGGATAAATATGGTATAGTTACAAGCGGGAATATATAATTGGCAATTTGATAAAATGTTAAAGAAAGAAAATTTTTAAATATCCTCCTTTTCAATACACCTTGCAATACTTGTGTAAAAGGCAATGTTAGCATCAAACTTCATAAAAACTTTTAATTCTTCTTACAAGATTTATAAATCTATTATTTACAAAAATTTCGGAAGTTTGCATTTTATATTCGATAAAGTTTAAAACAAAAGTTAAAATCACAAACAAAACCAGCGCAGATGCGAAAACAGATAAAACTATCAATGTCCTAAATGGTCTTGCCTTCTTCTCTGGCGGGACAGCGTAATCAAGAACCTGAACAACTGGGATATTTTTTTGCTCTT contains:
- a CDS encoding polysaccharide transporter, PST family, with the translated sequence MLTLPFTQVLQGVLKRRIFKNFLSLTFYQIANYIFPLVTIPYLSRVLGAEKFGLVMFAHSLILYFNILTDYGFNLSAVREIAVHADNNKKIWEIFNSVVLIKLAFVILTFFILLFLISFFDKFNADYKVYLFAFPAVLGQSLFPIWFFQGMQQMKYITYFSIITKLTYIVLIFTFVKNSSDYLLVPLFNSVSAIGSGVLTFLISVYNFKLKIYIPSFEKIKFYLIDGWYVFLSQVSMQLFNSANILLLGLLADNKSVAYFAGADKIIKAFNYLAVPIVNAIFPYVGGLFKRSKNEAFKFLKVIIRTFAPIFLTVSLFIFIFSEKICIVFLGEEFTNSSAVLRILSLVPFFVFMNNIFGTQILINLGCKRNYAMVFIISGVFNIVLIMLLVWKFKYIGVAISSFFAEFIVVSGMYYFAKKEGFKIL